From Companilactobacillus heilongjiangensis, one genomic window encodes:
- a CDS encoding Gfo/Idh/MocA family protein, with product MEKIGVIGLGNIAQKAYLPVMATLQDKYEWHLTTRNEVKGKMLEQKYGFKHFHQTLDELITEKPLAVFVHTPTATHFEIIKQLLNSGINVYVDKPVSEDLAEVETLYKLAADKGLMLTCGFNRRFAPFNQELKQIADKRTIVSEKIREKAVQETKFAIYDLMIHSVDTAVYLMDEKVQHANNFLVTSDGNLEQGYITLQGDKSQVQVITNMVGGSNLELSTVQGSQTRQVVTNLGLLQTYQTGKITQESRPDWENTLVTRGFDPIIKAFLAAVSNETENPVSPESAILSHKLCNDLVNSLHK from the coding sequence ATGGAAAAAATTGGTGTGATTGGTCTAGGAAATATCGCTCAAAAAGCATATTTACCCGTTATGGCAACGTTACAAGACAAGTATGAATGGCATTTAACGACTAGAAATGAAGTTAAAGGAAAAATGCTTGAACAGAAATATGGATTTAAGCATTTTCATCAAACGTTAGATGAGCTGATTACTGAAAAACCTTTGGCAGTCTTCGTTCATACACCAACAGCGACACATTTTGAAATTATCAAGCAACTTTTGAATTCAGGTATCAATGTTTACGTCGACAAGCCAGTTTCTGAAGACTTGGCCGAAGTTGAAACCTTATATAAATTGGCAGCAGACAAAGGTCTCATGTTAACTTGTGGTTTCAATCGTCGTTTTGCACCATTTAATCAAGAATTGAAACAAATAGCGGATAAACGGACTATTGTCTCAGAAAAGATTCGTGAAAAGGCTGTCCAAGAAACAAAGTTTGCCATATATGATCTGATGATCCACTCAGTTGATACGGCAGTTTACTTGATGGACGAAAAGGTTCAGCATGCAAATAATTTTCTAGTTACTAGTGATGGCAATTTGGAACAAGGTTACATTACGTTGCAAGGTGATAAGAGCCAAGTTCAAGTTATAACAAATATGGTTGGTGGCAGTAATCTTGAATTATCAACTGTTCAAGGTTCACAGACACGTCAGGTCGTAACGAATTTGGGCCTATTGCAGACTTATCAAACTGGAAAAATTACTCAAGAGTCTCGTCCGGATTGGGAAAATACTTTAGTGACTCGAGGCTTTGATCCAATTATTAAGGCCTTTCTAGCAGCAGTTTCAAATGAAACTGAGAATCCTGTTAGTCCAGAATCTGCTATTTTGAGTCATAAGTTATGTAACGATTTGGTAAATTCTTTACATAAATAG
- a CDS encoding ImmA/IrrE family metallo-endopeptidase → MVTARIDVKPEILQWVQNNTGTVLNDTWIEKINKWLNNDGKPTVNQLKELSRKAQIPFGYFFLDNVPNEELPLLKFRTVNNVDIDRPSRNLIDVIHSMEIKQNWVSDYRKQNDYPTSIFSNGYKLIENLDCMNEEQIAEKIMSSLDLKLGWNTELKNRKSFNLLRSKLDQVGVVMYSGIVGSNTHRALSQSEFRAFALDDKYAPLIFINSNDSYNAMLFSLVHELIHIWYGTSELYNDDFKNNYQVLNPKSEQEINHISESIIFPKNLFLDRWKRQEVTGIDRIKSVAKYFDASPLSTGIRAHRLRLISQDDVKRLKTELNQEYQRNKRHQKEIGGGNYYATKAAQTDSAFAMEVERGVNSGNLGFNSAFELLGVKNSTAFDRLLNTIREKGLDIE, encoded by the coding sequence ATGGTAACTGCAAGAATTGATGTCAAACCAGAGATTCTTCAATGGGTTCAAAATAATACTGGAACTGTTCTGAACGATACTTGGATTGAAAAAATAAATAAGTGGTTAAACAATGACGGTAAGCCGACTGTAAACCAACTTAAGGAATTAAGTAGAAAAGCCCAGATTCCTTTTGGATACTTTTTTCTAGATAATGTTCCTAATGAAGAACTGCCATTACTTAAGTTTAGGACTGTTAATAACGTAGATATAGATAGACCTTCTCGAAATTTAATTGATGTGATTCATAGCATGGAAATAAAACAGAATTGGGTTAGCGATTATCGTAAGCAAAATGATTATCCAACTAGTATTTTTTCCAATGGGTATAAATTAATTGAAAATCTGGATTGTATGAATGAAGAACAAATTGCAGAAAAGATAATGAGTAGTCTAGATTTAAAATTGGGGTGGAATACTGAACTTAAGAATCGAAAAAGCTTTAATTTACTACGAAGTAAGCTTGATCAAGTTGGTGTTGTTATGTACAGCGGCATCGTAGGTAGTAATACACACCGGGCACTATCTCAATCAGAATTTCGAGCTTTTGCTCTGGATGATAAATATGCACCATTAATTTTTATCAATTCAAACGATAGTTATAACGCCATGCTCTTTTCTCTCGTTCACGAATTAATACATATTTGGTATGGGACATCCGAACTGTATAACGATGATTTTAAAAATAATTATCAAGTATTAAACCCTAAAAGCGAGCAAGAAATTAATCATATTAGCGAGAGTATTATTTTTCCGAAAAACTTGTTTTTAGATAGGTGGAAAAGACAAGAAGTAACTGGGATTGATCGAATTAAGAGTGTTGCCAAATATTTTGATGCCAGTCCATTATCTACAGGAATAAGGGCACATCGACTTAGACTTATTAGTCAAGATGATGTCAAACGTTTGAAGACTGAGTTGAATCAGGAATATCAACGCAATAAAAGACATCAAAAGGAAATAGGTGGCGGTAATTATTATGCGACTAAGGCAGCTCAAACTGATTCTGCTTTCGCTATGGAAGTTGAACGTGGTGTTAATAGCGGTAATT